GATCCGCGTCGGCAACAAGCTCTACTTCGATAACGGCCTCGTCGCCGAGGTCGTGGACAACACGACGAGCCGGGGCCGGACGATCCGCTTCATCTTCGACGGCACGTGCGAGGAGCTCTACGAGCAGATCGACGAGATCGGCAACACGCCGATCCCGCCGTACATCAAGCGCGACGCGGAGGACGACGACAAGGAGCGCTACCAGACGATGTTCGCGCAGCGCCGCGGCGCCGTCGCCGCGCCGACCGCCGGGCTCCACTTCACCCCGGAGCTGATCGCCGACCTCGAAGCGAAGGGCGTCACGGTCTGCCCGGTCACGCTCCACATCGGGCTCGGGACGTTCCGCCCGGTCGAAGTCGAGGACCTCACGAAGCACCGGATGGACTCGGAGAACTTCATCGTCGAGGATCACGAGTGCGAGGCGATCAACCGCGCGCTCGCCTCGCCGCACAACAAGGTGACCGTCGTCGGGACGACGTGCGTGCGCGCCCTCGAGTCGAGCATCTCGGCGAACGGCGGGCTGAAGTCGGGCTCGGGCTGGACCGACAAGTTCATCTACCCGCCCTACGAGTTCCGCATCGCCGAGCAACTCATCACCAACTTCCACATGCCGAAGTCGACGCTGCTGATGCTGGTCTCGGCGTTCTCGGACCGCGAGCTGATGATCCACGCCTACGAGCAGGCCGTCGAGCAGGAGTACCGGCTGTTCTCCTTCGGCGACGCGATGATCATCGTGTAGTCCGTCGTCATTGGCTCGTTGTCCGTTGCTGACTTGTTTTTCTCCAAGACCATTGAGCTTGAGCTTCGGGAAGAACGGGGGGCTGTTGTCGCCCGGCTTCGTGAGCGAACGAAGTGGCGGTTCTTCGCTTGGCGGCTACGACTCTCAGGGCTCGTTAAAGAGACCTCGTTCTGGTTCTGCCTTCGGGGTCTGTGGCTCGGTGCCGCGATGATTGTCATCCGAGGAGTAATCGAAGAGCGGAAGGGCGGATCGTATTTGCAAGCACAAGCCGGCTTGGCTGCGTGGGCAATCCTCGTGAACGGGTTATTCGCATTCATGTGCACGGCCGCGATGATATCCATGCTACAGCGAGGAATACTGGATCCTATGGGGTTCTTTCTCTTCCCTGGGCTCATTGGATACTTCGTCGGATCTCTAGTTTGGGCACACAAGCGCTATGTACCTCGCGCCATTGATTTGTTAAAGGACGCAGTCTTTCCGCCGAAGGCTGGGTAATGCATAGTGGTGAGACTACCGTATTAATCCCCGCCGCCGGATCGGGGCGCCGGATGGGGGGCGAGCGCAAGCAGTTCCGTACGCTCGGCGGTGCGCCCGTCCTCGTGCGGACGCTGGAGGTGTTCGAGCGGCACGCCGAGGTGGGTGCGCTCGTCGTCGTCGGGCCAGTGGGGGAGACGAATGCGCTACGCAACGAACTACGAGACTACGGTCTCACGAAGCTCCACGCTGTCGTCGAGGGCGGGGCGACACGGCAGGCCTCGGTTGGGCGCGGGCTCGATGCGCTCCCGGCTGAGACCGAGATCGTGCTCGTCCACGATGCCGTCCGCCCGTTCCTCCCAGCTGATGCGCTGAGTGCGGTGGTCGAAGCCGCCCGCGCGCACGGCGCCGCCGCGCTCGCCATCCCGGTGGCCGACACGGTCCGGCGCGGCGACGAGACGTTCGGGGAGACGGTCCCGCGCGACGGGCTCTGGCGGATGCAGACGCCACAGGCCTTCCGGCTGGACCTGCTCCGCGAAGCCCACGCCCGCTTCGCCGGCGTCCCCGGCACCGACGAGGTCGAACTCGTGCAGCGGCTCGGCCGGGCGGTGCGGATCGTCGAGGGTAGCGCGCTCACGTTCAAGATCACCACGCCTGCCGACTGGACGCTCGCCGAGGCGCTGTGGCCTTTTTGGGAAAGGGAGTGGGCGCGCGCGGAGGATGGGGAGCGGCGGCTGTAGTTTCCGTCCCCTCGTGCTCTCACCCCTCCCTGTTTCGCCGTGCGCATCGGAATTGGCTACGACGTCCACCGCCTCGCCGAAGGC
This DNA window, taken from Rhodothermales bacterium, encodes the following:
- the ispD gene encoding 2-C-methyl-D-erythritol 4-phosphate cytidylyltransferase produces the protein MHSGETTVLIPAAGSGRRMGGERKQFRTLGGAPVLVRTLEVFERHAEVGALVVVGPVGETNALRNELRDYGLTKLHAVVEGGATRQASVGRGLDALPAETEIVLVHDAVRPFLPADALSAVVEAARAHGAAALAIPVADTVRRGDETFGETVPRDGLWRMQTPQAFRLDLLREAHARFAGVPGTDEVELVQRLGRAVRIVEGSALTFKITTPADWTLAEALWPFWEREWARAEDGERRL
- the queA gene encoding tRNA preQ1(34) S-adenosylmethionine ribosyltransferase-isomerase QueA, which encodes MKLSDFDYEYPKKLIAKYPAEPRDSARLMVVNRKERTVDHRTFRDVVDYFNEGDVLVVNNTKVFPARLFGNKEKTGARIEVFLLRELNRDSRLWDVIVNPARKIRVGNKLYFDNGLVAEVVDNTTSRGRTIRFIFDGTCEELYEQIDEIGNTPIPPYIKRDAEDDDKERYQTMFAQRRGAVAAPTAGLHFTPELIADLEAKGVTVCPVTLHIGLGTFRPVEVEDLTKHRMDSENFIVEDHECEAINRALASPHNKVTVVGTTCVRALESSISANGGLKSGSGWTDKFIYPPYEFRIAEQLITNFHMPKSTLLMLVSAFSDRELMIHAYEQAVEQEYRLFSFGDAMIIV